The candidate division WOR-3 bacterium region AAGATAAAAAAAGGAATCATATCGATTAGAGATCTGAAAACATAAAAGCCTTTTAAAATTCTTTTTCCATCAGTTATAACTACAAAATCTTTTAAGATATAATCTTGAATAAAATGAATTTTTTTAAGTTCTATCTTATTTTTTGAACTTATAAAATTGATTCTATTTCTAAAACCGAATTTTTTAATAACAGAAACTGTTTTTTTACAGAAATTACAATTTCCATCATATATAATAGTCATCTTAAAATTTTTGACCCTACAAATTGACCCAAGAAGAAGGCAAAAATGAAAATAGGAATACTCAAAGGTATAAACCCGATTCCAGATTTCATCCTCATTAAAAAAATAAGTGGAATTGGAAGGTGTATAGAAAGAAACCAGCTTAGAGAAAATTTTTTAGTTTTACTTCTCCAGATACCAAAAGGTATATTCAATAAAAATATAAAAAAAGAAATCAAAAATATTTTAAAATTTAAATTCATTATAGAATTATACTATTTTTTGACACTTTTTTCAAAATGTTTAATTATGAAAAATTTTAAAAAGATTGTTTAATATATTTAATAATATTTAGGTGCGAATCCTTAATAAAAAAGGAGGGACTTATGCAAAAATATATAATAGCAATAATAAGTCTTGGAGCCTTTTTTATTTGGCTCCATGCGACAGTAGTGGGAAGTAGACATGACTTCAATAGACCTAATCAAGGACAGGTATGCATTTACTGTCATACCCCTCATAATGCCAATCCCAATCAGAACTTTTATTATCTCTGGAACAGAGTCTATGTGCCAACAATAACTGCCCTTTATAACGGAACATATACTGATCCCATGACAAGGGCATCCTGGTTAACATACGCCTGTTTATCCTGTCATGATGGAACTCAGACTGCAGCTGATATGGGAACACTCTATTCATATGGGCCCAGAAATGTTGGAACAGCAGTGCAGAATCCACCTGATGTAACAAGCGGAACTAATGATTCTCTTATTTATTCTCACCCCGTAGATATGGATGTTGCACCAGGAATTCTTCCGAATACAGAGTTTAACCCTCCAAGTGGTTGGCCTTATCCTCTTTATAATTTTTCAGCCCAGCAACCAAATGCTGATTCAGTTATGACCTGTGCAACATGTCATGATCCCCATAATACACAAGTCTTTAATCCTCCCTATAGATTCCTGAGAGGTGATACAACCAATAGCCAGATTTGTCTTGATTGTCACAGAAAGTAATAATATAGTTTAATAGAATAAAGTGATAGTCCTTAAAGAGGGGGGGATAAAAATCCTCCCCTTTTTATTTTTAATATCATTTTTAAATGCAGGAATTACAAAATTTAATCTATATTTTCTTTCAGAAAGGTATTATGTAAATGGGAATTTTAAAAACACTCTTACAAAACCATTTTATAAAGATTATGAAAATTCAATAAATTTATTTATTAATGGTTTTATTTATAAGAGAGAATTATTAAATTACAATCTTAAAACATACCTTTTATGGCAGGGCTGGAATAAAAATCTTTATGGTAGAGAAGAAAAAAATTTTTTAAAAGCTCCTTTTTTATTTAATCTTAATTTATTAGAAAAATCTAAGTTTCCTTTTAAATTTACTGTAAAAAAAGAAGATTTTAAAAAAGAGGACAAAATAATTTTTGAAAGAAAAACTTTAACTTATATAATCTCGCAGGGACTATTAATTAGAAATTTTCCTAATTTAAATTTCTCATATTCCTGGGGAAAAGAAAATAGTTTTAATAAAAAAAGTTTAGCATTCACCTCAAATTATTCCTTTAAAGAAAATACTTTCTTTTTATATTACAATAGAGAATTTAAAAACCTATCCCAGAATATAGAAAATTTTAATTTTAATTATAACTATAAAAAAGGTGATATTAATTTTAAGTGGGATACGAAATACTTTTTCAGGAACTCATTTACATACATAAACTCAAGTTTTGTATATTATATTTTTAAAAATAGAAATTACTTTTTTGATATGTACTATTCTTTCAATAGATCAAAATTTACAACCACTAACCTTTTAAATACCTCATTTAAAAAATTCTTTTCAGAAAGATTTATTTCTAATACCATATTAGGTTTTCAAACAAATTCCCTGAAAGAAGGAAAAAATTTTTATGAGGATTTTTCTCAGACTTTCTATTTAAAATTTTTAAATTTACCCCGAACACTTACAATTTCACCAGGATTTTCAATATTTTTTACTCAGAATCCTCAGGGTAATGGATGGGGCTATCTATTAAAAGAAGGTAATTTATATGAACAAAAAAAATTTTTAATTTTTGAAAATTTGAGATTTTTTGTTGATTTATATTATAAAACCTTTAATGACACATGGATTTTAAAAAATGAAAAAAAATACGGTTATTATTCAGGAATCAATTTAAGTTATAATTCAAAAAGATACCTTTTATCCTTAAATTTTTATTATTTTAGAGATATCACCAGAATAAATAATAATATAAACAATTGGATAAAGTATCATACAAGAGTAGAATTTAACACAAAAGAAATTCCCTTTAATTTCAGTTATGTAAATGAATACATTAAAACAGAGTATTCCTTAACAAGAAAGGAATTTATAAGAATTTCTTTCAGTGCTCCTTTAAGATTATTCAATATGTTCACTCTGGAGGAAAAATTTTATTTCAGAGAGAAATTTGAAAATGATTTAAAAATAGCTTTTGAAAGAAATTATGGGGATTTGATTTTAAGTTTAGGTTTTACTTATATTTATTTAATATATCCTGAAAGTGAAAGTAATATAATTTTCCACTTTTTAGTTAAAAGAAATATAAAATTAAAATGAAAATTATTTTATTTTTTTTGATTTTTCAGAAGGAAAATTGTATTAAAAAGGGTTGTCATGATTTATTAATTGAGGAAAAAGTTCTCCATCCACCTGCAAAAGAAGATTGTTCTTCATGTCATGAACTTGTCGGAAAACACCCATTTAAAAAGATTGAAAATGTTACTGAACTATGTTTATCCTGCCATTCCGATAAATCTTCATCGAAACATCCACCTGTGAATGAGGACTGTTCTATCTGCCATAATCCTCACTCTTCCCCTATCAATCATCTTCTTAAGGAAAAACTTCCTTATCTTTGCTCAAACTGTCATAAAGAAATTTTAAAAAATTTGATAAGTATCCATAATCCCTTTATTGAGGGTAATTGTAAGGATTGTCATGATGTTCACGGTAATAATTCTAAATCTTATTTATTAAATCAGGTAAATACTCTCTGTTTTAAATGCCATACAGAAATGGAAAATTTTTATAAGATAAAAAAATATAAACATCCTCCTTTAGAAAATTGTATAAACTGTCATAATCCCCACTCTTCTCAATTTCCTCTTCTTCTTAATTCAATGTATCCAAATAAACTTTACACTACCTTTACATACCTTCAATATGAACTCTGTTTTAACTGTCATGATCAAGAATCTATTTTTTCAGAAAAAACCAATTTTAAAAAAAATGGATTAAATTTACATGAATTTCACGTCAAAAAGGATAAGGGAATAACCTGTTCTTTGTGTCATAATCCCCATTATTCGGATAATCCATTTTTTGTTGAAGGTGGAAAAAAGTTTGGTCCCAATGATTATATATTGACTTTTAAATTTGAAAAAAATAAAAAAGGAGGAAT contains the following coding sequences:
- a CDS encoding DUF393 domain-containing protein; the encoded protein is MTIIYDGNCNFCKKTVSVIKKFGFRNRINFISSKNKIELKKIHFIQDYILKDFVVITDGKRILKGFYVFRSLIDMIPFFIFFQFLFHLPFFNLIGEKIYLIISKNRNCIIKF
- a CDS encoding cytochrome c3 family protein, with the translated sequence MQKYIIAIISLGAFFIWLHATVVGSRHDFNRPNQGQVCIYCHTPHNANPNQNFYYLWNRVYVPTITALYNGTYTDPMTRASWLTYACLSCHDGTQTAADMGTLYSYGPRNVGTAVQNPPDVTSGTNDSLIYSHPVDMDVAPGILPNTEFNPPSGWPYPLYNFSAQQPNADSVMTCATCHDPHNTQVFNPPYRFLRGDTTNSQICLDCHRK
- a CDS encoding cytochrome c3 family protein; translated protein: MKIILFFLIFQKENCIKKGCHDLLIEEKVLHPPAKEDCSSCHELVGKHPFKKIENVTELCLSCHSDKSSSKHPPVNEDCSICHNPHSSPINHLLKEKLPYLCSNCHKEILKNLISIHNPFIEGNCKDCHDVHGNNSKSYLLNQVNTLCFKCHTEMENFYKIKKYKHPPLENCINCHNPHSSQFPLLLNSMYPNKLYTTFTYLQYELCFNCHDQESIFSEKTNFKKNGLNLHEFHVKKDKGITCSLCHNPHYSDNPFFVEGGKKFGPNDYILTFKFEKNKKGGICGPACHGKAEY